A window from Micromonospora profundi encodes these proteins:
- a CDS encoding substrate-binding domain-containing protein, with amino-acid sequence MSAGRHRMRSKLHLAVVGSMATVLVVTTGAWFGYKELIQPNCSGEIRLAVAVAAELAPAVDAAASQWVKDGAAVGPTCIRVDVSASDPVDVAAVVAAKHGAVLAGVGQASGTAVTPDVWVPDSSTWLLRLKKDATAFAPTNGASIARSPVVVAMPEPVATRLGWPNAKFTWADLLKQVNSSKPLRTGIVEPTRDAAGLSGLLSLTAAASAAGGDTQRNTVGALRALATGRSSLRSDLVARFPTATDPTSIASGLGAAALSEEDVIAYNSKQPPVPLAALYMEPAPMPLDYPYAVLPGIEPTKASAAKVLFELLTAPKFRDRLAAQSLRGPDGNWGAGFRAPQGAPSPSGTAPAEPAAGGTAAGGLDPAAIQRVVSSWSIATQSGRMLCVIDVSGSMKEEVPSANRRSREEVTVDAARRGLGLFDDSWAIGLWTFSTKLVGNRDYRELVPIGPLSSQRGQLEAALGTIKPSDGDTGLYDTMLAAYQAVQEDWQPGRVNSIVLFTDGKNEDDNGLNQQQLLAKLKQIADPERPVQVIMIGIGEGVSKAELESITKVTGGDVFVTKDPSEIGSIFLSAIARRPPAPR; translated from the coding sequence GTGTCAGCAGGCCGCCATCGCATGCGTTCGAAACTCCACCTCGCCGTCGTCGGATCGATGGCGACGGTTCTCGTCGTCACCACCGGCGCGTGGTTCGGCTACAAGGAGCTGATCCAGCCGAACTGCTCCGGGGAGATCCGACTCGCGGTGGCGGTCGCCGCCGAGCTCGCGCCTGCCGTCGACGCCGCCGCGTCCCAGTGGGTAAAGGACGGTGCCGCTGTCGGCCCCACCTGCATCCGCGTCGACGTCTCGGCGTCCGACCCGGTCGACGTGGCCGCCGTCGTGGCTGCGAAGCACGGTGCCGTCCTGGCCGGTGTCGGGCAGGCCAGCGGCACCGCCGTCACCCCGGACGTCTGGGTGCCGGACTCGTCGACCTGGCTGCTGCGGCTCAAGAAGGACGCGACCGCCTTCGCTCCGACAAACGGCGCCTCCATCGCCCGCAGCCCCGTCGTCGTCGCCATGCCCGAGCCGGTGGCCACCCGGTTGGGCTGGCCCAACGCGAAGTTCACCTGGGCGGACCTCCTCAAGCAGGTGAACAGCAGCAAGCCGCTGCGTACCGGGATCGTCGAGCCCACCCGGGACGCTGCCGGTCTGTCCGGTCTGCTCTCGCTGACGGCCGCTGCCAGCGCGGCGGGCGGCGACACCCAACGCAACACCGTCGGTGCGCTGCGGGCGCTGGCCACGGGCCGTTCGTCGCTGCGCAGCGACCTTGTGGCACGCTTCCCGACCGCCACGGACCCGACCTCCATCGCGAGCGGCCTCGGTGCGGCGGCGCTGTCCGAGGAAGACGTGATCGCCTACAACAGCAAGCAGCCGCCGGTGCCGCTCGCCGCCCTCTACATGGAGCCGGCGCCGATGCCGCTGGACTACCCGTACGCGGTTCTGCCCGGCATCGAGCCGACCAAGGCGTCGGCGGCCAAGGTGCTGTTCGAGTTGCTCACCGCCCCGAAGTTCCGGGACCGGCTGGCGGCGCAGTCGCTGCGCGGGCCGGACGGCAACTGGGGTGCCGGTTTCCGCGCGCCGCAGGGCGCCCCGAGCCCGTCGGGTACCGCGCCGGCGGAGCCGGCGGCAGGCGGCACGGCGGCAGGCGGCCTCGACCCGGCCGCGATACAGCGTGTCGTCTCCAGCTGGTCGATCGCCACCCAGTCCGGCCGCATGCTCTGCGTCATCGACGTCTCCGGCTCGATGAAGGAAGAGGTGCCCAGCGCCAACAGGCGTAGCCGCGAGGAGGTCACCGTTGACGCGGCGCGTCGCGGCCTCGGCCTCTTCGACGACTCCTGGGCGATCGGCCTGTGGACCTTCTCCACCAAGCTCGTCGGGAACCGCGACTACCGTGAGCTGGTTCCCATCGGCCCGCTGTCGAGCCAGCGCGGTCAGCTCGAAGCGGCCCTCGGTACGATCAAGCCGTCCGACGGCGACACCGGCCTCTACGACACCATGTTGGCCGCCTACCAGGCGGTCCAGGAAGATTGGCAGCCCGGCCGCGTCAACTCGATCGTGCTGTTCACCGACGGTAAGAACGAGGACGACAACGGGCTCAACCAGCAGCAGTTGCTGGCCAAGCTGAAGCAGATCGCCGACCCCGAGCGTCCGGTGCAGGTCATCATGATCGGTATCGGCGAGGGCGTCAGCAAGGCCGAGTTGGAGTCGATCACCAAGGTCACCGGTGGGGACGTCTTCGTCACCAAGGACCCGAGTGAGATCGGCAGCATCTTCCTCAGCGCCATCGCCCGCCGCCCCCCGGCGCCGCGCTGA
- a CDS encoding PP2C family protein-serine/threonine phosphatase, whose protein sequence is MSTTRRGGDAGPVSDEGQTPHSVRQPTGGPLPADSPLARELLDGLGEAVLTTDSAGRVTLVNAMAAELLPEIVAGTGLPGCPIAPLARAVTDGAEHFDAEHRGRQLRGYRRQLAGNRYAWYVRDVTEEHARADALLAERSRTAFLAQAGSRLGLSLHRDQTLRVTTTLAVPYLADAAVALHRAPAEPYTRWTRYAEGAPAPVTGRVGPELSAVVSGLAEALDGTLAEPCLWRDVTSDGLASVLPPDFDPPGAVLVCPMRGAGGPAGALLLIRRSGRAGFDPRDVELAREFAARAGAALATAELYGEQAHLARVLQTSLLPPELPTVPGVSIAGGYRSAGDTLRIGGDFYEVFPHPRGALFALGDVCGKGVGAAVLTGRVRQSLQTLRLVEQRPLELIHLLNRALFDAPEAARRSQFTTLLLGSLERGPAGVDIRIAGGGHPAPLLVTASGSVTPVPVGGMPVGALADARFAETRVHLDPGDLLLAYTDGVTEAHGGPIDVEMFGEHRLRAALASAAGLPPAVLVDRLLQLVDEWLGGQAHDDIAMLAVCASTPT, encoded by the coding sequence GTGAGCACTACCCGACGCGGCGGCGACGCCGGCCCGGTCAGCGACGAGGGGCAGACGCCCCACTCCGTCCGGCAGCCCACCGGCGGCCCACTTCCGGCCGACTCGCCGTTGGCCCGCGAGCTGCTCGACGGGCTCGGCGAGGCTGTGCTGACAACCGACAGCGCCGGCCGGGTCACCCTTGTCAACGCCATGGCCGCAGAGCTGCTCCCGGAGATCGTCGCGGGCACCGGGCTGCCCGGCTGTCCGATCGCGCCGCTGGCCCGGGCGGTCACCGACGGCGCCGAGCACTTCGACGCCGAGCACCGTGGCCGGCAGCTGCGCGGCTACCGCCGACAGCTCGCCGGCAACCGGTACGCCTGGTACGTCAGGGACGTCACCGAGGAGCACGCCCGTGCCGACGCCCTGCTGGCCGAACGGTCCCGCACCGCGTTCCTCGCCCAGGCCGGCAGCCGGCTGGGGCTCTCCCTGCACCGGGACCAGACCCTGCGGGTCACCACCACCCTCGCCGTGCCGTACCTGGCCGACGCCGCCGTGGCACTGCACCGCGCGCCGGCCGAGCCGTACACCCGCTGGACCCGGTACGCCGAGGGGGCACCTGCCCCCGTCACCGGCCGCGTCGGGCCGGAGCTGAGCGCCGTCGTCTCCGGCCTCGCCGAGGCGCTCGACGGCACGCTCGCCGAGCCGTGCCTGTGGCGGGACGTCACGTCCGACGGCCTGGCCTCCGTACTGCCGCCCGACTTCGACCCGCCCGGTGCCGTGCTGGTCTGCCCGATGCGCGGCGCGGGCGGCCCGGCCGGCGCCCTGCTGCTGATCCGGCGCAGCGGCCGGGCCGGATTCGACCCGCGCGACGTCGAACTGGCCCGCGAGTTCGCGGCGCGAGCGGGCGCGGCACTGGCCACCGCCGAGTTGTACGGCGAACAGGCCCACCTGGCCCGCGTGTTGCAGACCAGCCTGCTCCCGCCGGAGCTGCCGACGGTGCCGGGCGTGAGCATCGCCGGGGGCTACCGGTCCGCCGGGGACACCCTGCGCATCGGCGGAGACTTCTACGAGGTGTTCCCGCACCCGCGCGGGGCGCTGTTCGCCCTCGGCGACGTGTGCGGCAAGGGCGTCGGCGCGGCCGTCCTGACCGGCCGGGTCCGCCAGTCGTTGCAGACGTTGCGGCTTGTCGAGCAGCGCCCGCTGGAGCTGATCCACCTTCTCAACCGGGCGCTCTTCGACGCCCCCGAAGCGGCACGGCGCAGCCAGTTCACCACCCTGCTGCTCGGCTCGCTGGAGCGCGGACCGGCCGGGGTGGACATCCGGATCGCCGGTGGCGGCCACCCGGCGCCCCTGCTTGTCACCGCCTCCGGCTCGGTCACCCCGGTTCCGGTCGGCGGGATGCCGGTCGGCGCGCTCGCCGACGCGCGGTTCGCCGAGACCCGGGTGCATCTCGACCCTGGTGACCTGCTGCTCGCGTACACCGATGGGGTGACCGAGGCGCACGGCGGGCCGATCGACGTCGAGATGTTCGGCGAGCACCGGCTGCGCGCCGCGCTCGCCTCGGCGGCCGGGCTGCCCCCCGCCGTGCTTGTCGACCGGCTACTCCAGCTCGTGGACGAATGGCTGGGCGGGCAGGCCCACGACGACATCGCCATGCTTGCGGTGTGCGCGTCGACGCCGACGTGA
- a CDS encoding roadblock/LC7 domain-containing protein: MRQTTKQGASLDWLLDELVQRVPAAREAVVLSADGLLMGSSTELDRSDAEHLCALAAGFSSLARGASRHVDGGPVRQTVVEMESAYLFVTAAGQGACLAVVSDADADIGLVAYEMAMLVIRVGENLSAPARPSAGAGDAG; the protein is encoded by the coding sequence GTGCGACAGACGACGAAGCAGGGCGCCAGCCTCGACTGGCTGCTCGACGAGCTGGTGCAACGGGTGCCAGCCGCCCGGGAGGCGGTGGTGCTCTCCGCCGACGGGCTGCTGATGGGCTCCTCCACCGAGCTGGACCGCTCCGACGCCGAGCACCTCTGCGCGCTCGCCGCAGGCTTCTCCAGCCTGGCCCGAGGTGCCAGCCGACACGTGGACGGTGGTCCGGTCCGGCAGACCGTTGTGGAGATGGAGTCGGCGTACCTCTTCGTCACGGCCGCCGGGCAGGGTGCCTGCCTGGCCGTGGTGAGTGACGCGGACGCGGACATCGGCCTGGTGGCATACGAGATGGCGATGCTTGTCATCCGTGTGGGGGAGAACCTCAGCGCGCCGGCCCGGCCGTCGGCGGGTGCCGGTGATGCGGGCTGA
- a CDS encoding DUF742 domain-containing protein, whose protein sequence is MRAEPPAPQHEWLDGDAGPVVRPYTLTGGRVRSAVGFDLVAFVLAASDFDPAADPQLLPEHRRLVALAGRPVSVAELAAELDLAVGVIRVLLGDLLAQGLVAVHEPPADGNLPDDDILKAVVSGLRAL, encoded by the coding sequence ATGCGGGCTGAGCCGCCCGCGCCCCAGCACGAGTGGCTGGACGGCGACGCGGGGCCGGTCGTGCGCCCGTACACGCTCACCGGCGGACGGGTACGCTCCGCCGTCGGGTTCGACCTTGTCGCGTTCGTCCTGGCCGCCTCGGATTTCGATCCGGCAGCCGACCCGCAGCTACTCCCGGAGCACCGGCGGCTCGTCGCGCTCGCCGGCCGGCCGGTCTCGGTGGCCGAGTTGGCAGCCGAGCTGGACCTCGCGGTCGGTGTGATCCGGGTGCTTCTCGGTGATCTTCTCGCTCAGGGCCTGGTCGCGGTGCACGAGCCGCCGGCCGACGGCAACCTTCCCGACGACGACATCCTCAAGGCGGTGGTCAGTGGACTCCGTGCGTTATGA
- a CDS encoding ROK family transcriptional regulator, producing the protein MSPTHAPAGAARQGSLRELNLALVLGRIAAADRPPSRADLATATGLTRATVSAVVEDLLAGQLVSEADPAPRAGAGRPARGLVLADQGPAGLGLEVNVDYLAVCVVDLAGQVRHHTVHRADLRPVAPADALAQLVTLAGQARADAARQGLTLAGAALAVPGLVDDAGVVRLAPNLGWQDVPVPTLLRGHPPLTDQVPGVPALVVDNEANLAALGELHSGPPGPASFLHISGEVGIGAGIVLDGALFRGVRGWSGEIGHLPVHPQGRPCRCGGRGCLEQYAGQEAIVAAAGLARAELPADTATVRLAELAEAGDPDALRALRDAGTALGVAVASVVNLLDLDTVVLGGGYAPLAPWLCPPVLAEIAARVLTAAWSPVTVRPSTLGPEAASVGAAGSVVRHIVGRPAGWLTRSS; encoded by the coding sequence GTGAGCCCCACCCACGCCCCGGCCGGCGCCGCCCGTCAAGGGAGCCTGCGCGAACTCAATCTCGCCCTCGTGCTCGGTCGGATCGCCGCCGCCGACCGTCCCCCTTCCCGCGCCGACCTGGCCACCGCCACAGGCCTGACCCGGGCCACCGTCTCCGCGGTGGTCGAGGACCTGCTCGCCGGCCAACTGGTGAGCGAGGCCGACCCGGCGCCCCGCGCCGGCGCCGGCCGACCGGCCCGCGGGCTGGTCCTTGCCGACCAGGGCCCCGCCGGGCTGGGTCTGGAGGTCAACGTCGACTACCTGGCGGTGTGCGTTGTCGACCTCGCCGGCCAGGTACGCCACCACACAGTGCACCGCGCCGACCTGCGCCCGGTGGCACCCGCCGACGCCCTGGCCCAACTGGTCACCCTGGCCGGGCAGGCCCGCGCCGACGCCGCCCGGCAGGGCCTCACCCTGGCCGGCGCCGCGCTCGCCGTCCCCGGCCTGGTGGACGACGCCGGAGTGGTCCGGCTCGCACCGAACCTCGGCTGGCAGGACGTACCGGTTCCGACCCTGCTGCGGGGGCACCCTCCGCTCACCGATCAGGTGCCCGGCGTACCGGCGCTGGTGGTCGACAACGAGGCAAATCTCGCCGCGCTCGGCGAACTGCACTCCGGACCCCCGGGGCCGGCCAGCTTCCTGCACATCTCCGGCGAGGTCGGCATCGGCGCGGGCATCGTGCTGGACGGCGCGCTGTTCCGGGGCGTCCGGGGTTGGAGCGGTGAGATCGGGCACCTCCCGGTCCACCCGCAGGGGCGTCCGTGCCGCTGCGGCGGGCGAGGCTGTCTGGAGCAGTACGCCGGTCAGGAGGCGATCGTGGCCGCCGCCGGGCTGGCTCGCGCGGAGCTTCCCGCCGACACCGCAACCGTACGGCTGGCGGAGCTGGCCGAGGCCGGCGACCCGGACGCCCTGCGGGCGCTGCGCGACGCCGGCACCGCGCTCGGTGTCGCAGTGGCCAGCGTGGTCAACCTGCTGGACCTGGACACCGTGGTACTCGGCGGAGGGTACGCCCCGCTTGCGCCCTGGCTGTGCCCTCCGGTGCTCGCCGAGATCGCCGCTCGGGTGCTCACCGCCGCCTGGTCACCGGTCACGGTCCGACCGTCGACCCTCGGCCCGGAGGCAGCCTCGGTAGGCGCCGCCGGATCGGTGGTCCGCCACATCGTGGGCCGACCCGCCGGCTGGCTGACCCGTTCCAGCTGA
- a CDS encoding lactonase family protein, protein MSGQGEVVHIGGYTAQGGGRGSGIVAALRDPATGALTPLGTVAVTESPSFLVRHPRQPVLYAVNEVTDGAISAWQVGSDGSLDPLGSHSTGGAEPCHLAVLPDGGHLVAANYGGGSVAVFPLDAQGVPGERTDLVVHEGHGPDPDRQDRAHTHMVSPDPGAGPLLAVDLGTDSVYRYDLDGASGRLTPRGPRARTAPGTGPRHLARHPDGRRCYLVGELDATVTAYELDDDGALHQRGRVDASDRTGHVQPSEVAVGPDGRFLYVANRGVGTIAVFNLAGELPELVAEVDTGGEWPRHFALIGKHLYVADERADMVRVFRLDASTGIPAPVGEPVAVPSPTCVLP, encoded by the coding sequence GTGAGTGGTCAGGGCGAGGTCGTCCACATCGGCGGTTACACGGCGCAGGGCGGAGGGCGTGGCAGTGGCATCGTGGCGGCCCTGCGGGACCCGGCCACGGGGGCGCTGACCCCGCTGGGCACTGTGGCGGTCACCGAGTCCCCGTCGTTCCTGGTTCGGCACCCCCGTCAGCCGGTGCTCTACGCGGTCAACGAGGTGACCGACGGGGCGATCAGCGCCTGGCAGGTCGGGTCCGACGGTTCGCTGGACCCGCTCGGCAGCCACTCGACAGGTGGCGCCGAGCCGTGCCACCTGGCGGTGCTGCCCGACGGTGGGCACCTGGTGGCGGCCAACTACGGCGGCGGCAGCGTCGCGGTCTTTCCGCTCGACGCGCAGGGCGTACCCGGCGAGCGCACCGACCTCGTGGTGCACGAGGGGCACGGTCCCGACCCGGACCGCCAGGACCGGGCACACACCCACATGGTCTCCCCGGACCCGGGCGCGGGACCGCTGCTCGCTGTGGATCTGGGCACCGACTCGGTCTACAGGTACGACCTCGACGGCGCGAGCGGCCGGTTGACGCCGCGCGGGCCACGGGCGCGCACGGCGCCCGGCACCGGGCCGCGGCACCTGGCACGCCACCCCGACGGGCGACGCTGCTACCTGGTTGGCGAGCTGGACGCCACTGTGACCGCGTACGAGCTTGACGACGACGGGGCGCTGCACCAGCGTGGCCGGGTCGACGCGAGCGACCGGACCGGGCACGTGCAGCCGTCGGAGGTAGCGGTCGGCCCGGACGGCCGATTCCTGTACGTCGCCAACCGCGGGGTGGGCACCATCGCCGTCTTCAACCTGGCCGGCGAGCTGCCCGAGCTGGTGGCCGAGGTGGACACCGGTGGTGAGTGGCCCCGGCACTTCGCACTGATCGGTAAGCATCTGTACGTCGCCGACGAGCGCGCGGACATGGTGCGGGTCTTCCGGCTGGACGCGAGCACCGGCATCCCGGCACCGGTCGGCGAGCCCGTGGCGGTGCCGAGCCCGACCTGTGTGCTGCCGTGA
- a CDS encoding PP2C family protein-serine/threonine phosphatase produces the protein MNEPVNRARRTLNETPADRLVSGVEEVLFEAYGISDVELYQVDYRLSELLPLTEGDPLRGAGHPAWRAFDHQSPLRVDDTAWLPVSMRGERRGVLRVAAVPADPTVLADLAEIATALAHELDAVSPGTDVYSAARRSQRLTLAAEMQWDLLPGRSRIRPSFSLAGQLEPAYAVRGDSFDWSDDGQRLWLSTVNGTGEGVAASLLTSLATHALRNARRAGLGLADQAALADQAIYDEYRGKRHLSVLLLELDLRSGTMTVVDAGSPRLVLLRGGEVTEQPLEAQFPLGMFEATDYREQTFTLERGDRLFVVSDGVVEATGRDVRYGETALDRFLRRTGPMEPLDAVRSLIGDLRAFVAGDLIDDAVVVCLDWTGPQP, from the coding sequence ATGAACGAACCGGTCAATCGGGCACGACGTACCCTCAATGAGACGCCCGCCGACCGCCTCGTGAGCGGGGTCGAGGAGGTTCTCTTTGAGGCGTACGGGATCAGCGACGTCGAGCTGTACCAGGTCGACTACCGACTCTCGGAGCTACTGCCGCTCACCGAGGGTGACCCTCTCCGAGGTGCCGGGCACCCCGCGTGGCGAGCTTTCGACCACCAGTCGCCCCTGCGGGTCGACGACACAGCCTGGCTGCCGGTCAGTATGCGCGGCGAGCGCCGCGGCGTACTGCGCGTGGCGGCGGTACCGGCCGACCCGACAGTTCTCGCGGACCTGGCCGAGATCGCTACCGCGCTCGCCCACGAACTGGACGCCGTCTCCCCCGGCACCGACGTGTACAGCGCCGCGCGGCGCAGCCAGCGGCTCACCCTGGCCGCGGAGATGCAGTGGGACCTGCTGCCCGGCCGCAGCCGGATCAGGCCGTCGTTCAGCCTCGCCGGGCAACTGGAGCCGGCGTACGCGGTGCGGGGCGACAGCTTCGACTGGTCCGACGACGGGCAGCGGCTCTGGCTGTCCACAGTCAACGGCACCGGCGAGGGTGTCGCGGCGTCCCTGCTCACCTCGCTCGCCACCCACGCGCTCCGCAATGCCCGCCGGGCCGGGCTGGGTCTGGCCGACCAGGCGGCCCTCGCCGACCAGGCCATCTACGACGAGTACCGGGGCAAGCGGCACCTGTCCGTCCTGCTGCTGGAGCTGGACCTGCGATCCGGGACGATGACAGTGGTGGACGCGGGCTCACCCCGGCTGGTCCTGCTGCGCGGCGGCGAGGTCACCGAGCAGCCGCTGGAGGCGCAGTTTCCGCTCGGCATGTTCGAGGCGACCGACTACCGCGAGCAGACGTTCACCCTGGAGCGCGGCGACCGGCTGTTCGTGGTCAGCGACGGGGTGGTGGAGGCCACCGGGCGGGATGTGCGCTACGGCGAGACGGCCCTCGACCGGTTTCTGCGCCGGACCGGGCCGATGGAGCCGCTGGACGCCGTCCGCTCACTGATCGGTGACCTGCGCGCGTTCGTGGCCGGCGACCTGATCGACGACGCCGTTGTGGTCTGCCTGGACTGGACCGGCCCGCAGCCGTGA
- a CDS encoding MarR family winged helix-turn-helix transcriptional regulator, producing the protein MAELPGPPDHETSMAAALDAAAGALLSVWDSAREATANRLSGVQLRAVMVVEHQDGINLRRLSTQLDMLLSSASRLCDRLVAAGMLEREPGRFDRREISLHLTPEARRLLAELRADRQARLAAVLGAMSPAGRTALLRGMQDFDEAARRQQAQSTPTSGDWPADGDDPAGWPRDPDRPTSRARDWPAAPDRPSRTMRQGGPTDTDRQVGSPREWPTGEPPVARTA; encoded by the coding sequence ATGGCCGAACTGCCCGGTCCACCGGACCACGAGACGAGTATGGCCGCCGCGTTGGACGCGGCGGCGGGTGCATTGCTGAGCGTGTGGGATTCCGCCCGGGAGGCGACCGCCAACCGGCTCTCCGGAGTCCAGTTACGGGCTGTGATGGTGGTCGAGCACCAAGACGGGATCAACCTGCGCCGGCTCTCCACCCAGCTCGACATGTTGCTCAGCTCCGCCAGCCGGCTCTGCGACAGGTTGGTCGCCGCCGGCATGCTGGAACGCGAGCCGGGCCGTTTCGACCGGCGGGAGATCTCCCTGCACCTCACCCCGGAGGCACGTCGGCTCCTCGCGGAGCTGCGGGCCGACCGCCAGGCGCGGCTCGCCGCCGTCCTGGGCGCGATGAGCCCGGCAGGGCGCACCGCGCTGCTGCGCGGGATGCAGGACTTCGACGAGGCCGCCCGCCGGCAGCAGGCGCAGAGCACGCCGACGTCGGGCGACTGGCCAGCCGACGGGGACGACCCGGCCGGGTGGCCGCGCGATCCGGACCGGCCCACCAGCCGGGCGAGGGACTGGCCTGCGGCCCCCGACCGGCCGTCGCGCACGATGCGACAGGGCGGGCCGACAGACACCGACAGGCAGGTGGGCAGCCCTCGCGAGTGGCCCACGGGCGAGCCACCGGTGGCCCGGACCGCCTGA
- a CDS encoding GTP-binding protein, protein MDSVRYDHAGTRTTIPLALKILIAGGFGAGKTTLVSALSEVRPLQTEEVLTGAGIGTDDISGVEGKSTTTVAMDFGRITINEDLQVYLFGTPGQDRFWFLWDELAFGALGAVVLADTRRLADCFPSIDYFEQRGIPFVVGVNCFDDTRRFELETVRRALDLDPDVPMVLCDARDRQSGKLVLISLVEHVARQRGEPVPTA, encoded by the coding sequence GTGGACTCCGTGCGTTATGACCATGCGGGCACTCGCACCACCATCCCGCTGGCACTGAAGATCCTCATCGCCGGAGGCTTCGGTGCCGGCAAGACGACGCTGGTGAGCGCGTTGAGCGAGGTCCGCCCGTTGCAGACCGAGGAGGTGTTGACCGGGGCCGGGATCGGCACCGACGACATCTCCGGCGTGGAGGGCAAGTCGACCACCACGGTGGCGATGGACTTCGGCCGGATCACCATCAACGAGGACCTCCAGGTCTATCTTTTCGGCACCCCGGGTCAGGACCGGTTCTGGTTCCTGTGGGACGAGTTGGCCTTCGGCGCGCTCGGCGCTGTGGTGCTCGCCGACACGCGACGGTTGGCCGACTGCTTCCCCTCGATCGACTACTTCGAGCAGCGCGGCATCCCGTTCGTGGTGGGCGTCAACTGCTTCGACGACACCCGTCGGTTCGAGTTGGAGACCGTACGTCGGGCGCTGGACCTCGATCCGGACGTACCGATGGTGCTCTGTGACGCCCGGGACCGGCAGTCCGGCAAGCTGGTGTTGATCTCCCTGGTCGAGCACGTGGCCCGCCAGCGTGGTGAGCCGGTGCCGACCGCCTGA
- a CDS encoding sugar transferase, with product MTPASASAKPDGRPAGLMARADERSYIRVLVVLDTAILTIALLVGYVARFGDEEPSGSKIPYVLVAPGLVLAWLVSLKALGCYDDRVIGYGADEYRRVSSASLRLAGAIAIAGYIADVGVSRGFLGISFAVGTVGLEVARFAARKRLHRARSRGFGWSRKVLVVGDTAHVLELVHTLRREPYAGYQVVGACIPDALLAPVAQRLGDVPVVGSFRGIPEAATAIGADTVAVTASGELTAARLRRLGWQLEGTGVDLVVAPALTDVAGPRIHTRPVAGLPLIHVEAPEFRGARKLVKGFVDRSVSSVALALLLPIIAVIALAIKLDSRGPVLFRQTRVGRGGKEFGVYKFRTMVVNADALLAELTARNETDGLMFKMRDDPRVTRVGRLLRKWSLDELPQLVNVLLGQMSLVGPRPPLPSEVARYDGDVARRLLVKPGMTGLWQVSGRSDLSWEDGIRLDLYYVENWSLAADLTILWKTVGAVLNSRGAY from the coding sequence ATGACCCCCGCCAGCGCGTCCGCGAAGCCGGATGGCCGCCCGGCTGGGCTGATGGCCCGCGCCGACGAGCGGTCCTACATCCGGGTCCTGGTGGTGCTGGACACCGCCATCCTCACCATCGCCCTGCTCGTCGGGTACGTCGCGCGGTTCGGTGACGAGGAGCCGAGCGGCTCGAAGATCCCGTACGTGCTGGTGGCGCCCGGGTTGGTCCTGGCCTGGCTGGTCTCGCTCAAGGCGCTTGGTTGCTACGACGACCGGGTGATCGGCTACGGGGCGGACGAGTACCGGCGGGTCAGCTCCGCGAGCCTGCGGCTGGCCGGGGCGATAGCCATCGCCGGATACATCGCCGACGTCGGGGTCTCCCGGGGTTTCCTCGGCATCTCCTTCGCGGTGGGCACCGTCGGGCTGGAGGTGGCCCGGTTCGCCGCCCGAAAACGTCTGCACCGGGCACGGTCCCGGGGGTTCGGCTGGTCCCGCAAGGTGCTCGTGGTCGGTGACACCGCCCATGTTCTGGAGTTGGTGCACACACTGCGCCGGGAGCCGTACGCCGGCTATCAGGTGGTCGGCGCGTGCATCCCGGACGCGCTGCTGGCACCGGTGGCGCAGCGTCTCGGTGACGTACCGGTGGTGGGGTCGTTCCGGGGCATTCCGGAGGCCGCGACCGCGATCGGCGCGGACACGGTGGCCGTGACCGCCTCGGGCGAGCTGACCGCCGCCCGACTGCGCCGGCTCGGCTGGCAACTGGAGGGCACAGGTGTCGACCTCGTCGTGGCACCCGCGCTCACCGACGTGGCCGGCCCCCGGATCCACACCCGCCCGGTCGCCGGGCTGCCGCTGATCCACGTCGAGGCGCCCGAGTTCCGCGGTGCGCGCAAGCTGGTAAAGGGATTCGTCGACAGGTCGGTGTCGTCGGTCGCCCTGGCGCTGCTGCTGCCGATCATCGCGGTCATCGCGCTTGCCATCAAACTCGACAGCCGGGGTCCGGTGCTGTTCCGGCAGACCCGGGTAGGCCGGGGCGGCAAGGAGTTCGGCGTCTACAAGTTCCGGACCATGGTGGTGAACGCCGATGCGCTGCTCGCCGAGCTGACCGCCCGCAACGAGACCGACGGCCTCATGTTCAAGATGCGCGACGACCCACGGGTCACCCGGGTCGGTCGGCTGCTGCGCAAGTGGTCGCTGGACGAGCTGCCGCAGCTGGTGAACGTGCTGCTGGGCCAGATGAGCCTGGTCGGGCCGCGCCCACCGCTGCCCTCGGAGGTGGCCCGCTACGACGGCGACGTCGCACGCCGGCTGCTTGTCAAGCCTGGCATGACCGGGCTGTGGCAGGTCAGCGGGCGATCCGACCTGAGCTGGGAGGACGGCATCCGCCTCGACCTCTACTACGTGGAGAACTGGTCCCTCGCCGCCGACCTCACCATCCTCTGGAAGACCGTCGGTGCGGTGCTGAACAGTCGCGGCGCGTACTGA